In a single window of the Rhinolophus ferrumequinum isolate MPI-CBG mRhiFer1 chromosome 21, mRhiFer1_v1.p, whole genome shotgun sequence genome:
- the ZFP3 gene encoding zinc finger protein 3 homolog, translating to MGTENKEVIPKEEISEESEPPGAILEKLPKVVYQDHEFGAACEEDMLDGHSRESTEEIMEQMSPQERDFASGLIIFKKSPSSEKDQENNENERVHQGDITAEAVSTFATSSQNFIKNLEPNKTQRSSVGEKPHTCKECGKAFNQNSHLIQHMRVHSGEKPFECKECGKTFGTNSSLRRHLRIHAGEKPFACNECGKAFIQSSHLIHHHRIHTGERPYKCEECGKAFSQNSALILHQRIHTGEKPYECNECGKTFRVSSQLIQHQRIHTEERYHECSECGKAFKHSSGLIRHQKIHTGEKPYLCNECGKGFGQSSELIRHQRIHTGDKPYECNECGKTFGQNSEIIRHIRIHTGEKPYVCKECGKAFRGNSELLRHERIHTGEKPYECFECGKAFRRTSHLIVHQRIHTGEKPHQCNECARTFWDNSELLLHQKIHIGEKPYECNECEKTFSQHSQLIIHQRIHTGEKPYECQECQKTFSRSSHLLRHQSVHCME from the coding sequence ATGGGGACTGAGAACAAGGAGGTAATTCCAAAAGAAGAAATTTCTGAAGAATCTGAGCCACCTGGGGCAATATTAGAAAAACTTCCAAAGGTGGTTTATCAGGATCATGAGTTTGGAGCAGCCTGTGAAGAAGACATGTTGGATGGGCATTCGCGAGAGTCCACAGAAGAGATTATGGAGCAGATGTCTCCTCAGGAGAGAGACTTTGCATCAGGATTGATTATCTTTAAGAAATCACCCTCAAGCGAGAAAGACCAGGAGAATAATGAGAATGAGAGAGTACATCAGGGAGATATTACAGCAGAGGCAGTTAGTACATTTGCTACCTCTAGCCAAAACTTCATAAAGAATTTAGAACCTAACAAAACACAGAGAAGTTCTGTGGGAGAAAAGCCTCATAcatgtaaagaatgtgggaaagcctttaatCAGAACTCACATCTTATCCAGCATATGAGAGTTCATAGTGGAGAGAAACCCTTTGAATGcaaagaatgtggaaaaacatTTGGAACTAACTCAAGTCTTCGCAGGCACCTGAGAATTCATGCTGGAGAGAAGCCCTTTGCTtgtaatgaatgtggaaaggCCTTCATTCAGAGTTCACATCTTATCCACCATCatagaattcatactggagagagaCCTTATAAATGTGAagaatgtggtaaagccttcAGTCAGAATTCAGCCCTTATTCTACATCAAAGaatccacactggagagaaaccatatgaatgtaatgaatgtgggaagaCCTTTAGGGTTAGCTCACAGCTTATTcagcatcagagaattcatactgaaGAAAGATATCATGAATGCAGTGAGTGTGGCAAAGCCTTCAAGCATAGCTCAGGCCTTATTAGACACCAGAaaattcatactggagaaaaaccaTACCTGTGTAACGAATGTGGGAAAGGCTTTGGTCAGAGTTCTGAGCTCATCCGGCATCAAAGAATTCATACAGGGGACAAACcgtatgaatgtaatgaatgtgggaaaacttttggCCAGAACTCAGAGATTATTAGACATATTCgaattcatactggtgagaaGCCCTATgtatgtaaggaatgtgggaaggctTTTAGGGGGAACTCAGAACTGCTTAGACATgagagaattcacactggagagaaaccctatgagtgCTTTGAGTGTGGAAAAGCTTTTAGGCGGACCTCCCACCTTATCGTCcaccagagaattcatactggagagaaacctcaTCAGTGCAATGAATGTGCAAGAACCTTCTGGGATAACTCGGAGCTGCTTCTCCACCAGAAAATTCACAttggagagaaaccttatgaatgtaacGAGTGTGAGAAAACATTCAGCCAGCATTCCCAACTTATcatacatcagagaattcacactggagagaagccttacgAGTGCCAAGAATGTCAGAAGACCTTTAGTCGGAGCTCTCACCTCCTCCGACATCAAAGTGTTCACTGTATGGAATGA